GGGTTTGAGGTGATGGCCATCCTGCACACGGCTTTCAAGGAGGAGGATTACATCCCCATCCTGATGCTGACCGCCGACATCACCCAGCCGACGCGATTGAAAGCGCTGGAATGCGGCGCCAAGGATTTCCTGACCAAGCCCTTCGATCAGGTGGAGGTGGTCAACCGCATCCGCAACATCCTGGAGGTGCGCCTGCTTTACACCGACCTGAAGGACCAGAACCAGGTCCTGGAGCAAAAGGTCCGGGAACGGACGCAGGAGCTCATGGAGACCCGCCTGGAGATCATTCACCGCTTGGGGCAGGCCGCCGAGTACCGCGACAAGGGAACCGGCCTGCACATCCTGCGCATCAGCTATTACTCCGCCTGCC
This window of the Candidatus Aminicenantes bacterium genome carries:
- a CDS encoding response regulator; this translates as MIDLQRIQNARILIADDEKSNVLLLEKILAAAGHANFLSTSDPRQVLDLYRAFRPDILLLDFHMPYLDGFEVMAILHTAFKEEDYIPILMLTADITQPTRLKALECGAKDFLTKPFDQVEVVNRIRNILEVRLLYTDLKDQNQVLEQKVRERTQELMETRLEIIHRLGQAAEYRDKGTGLHILRISYYSACLARAAHLPREMHDVILASSPMHDIGKIGIPDSILL